A genomic window from Terrisporobacter glycolicus ATCC 14880 = DSM 1288 includes:
- a CDS encoding carbohydrate kinase family protein, which translates to MKNTNSYALVFGVSVFDICGFTDNNYRCNDSNPGQVKTSFGGVCRNIAECMSRVGVNTKFISILGDDETGNRMIEHSKLMNYDMSDSLIIEGGHTPTYMAILNHQGEMVSAVVDMKIIDKFTTEFIDSKAETIRNSEYMILDSDRPDIVEYILKNFSGETKFILDPVSAAKAEGVKHLIKYFHTIKPNRYEAEIMCGFKIKNDEDVKKAGKYFIDLGIKNVFITLDEDGIYYNNGVEEGKLKANDVKVVNVTGAGDSFVAGIAHGYMENISLIDTLKFAISMSTITISTEETIHTDMCYDLVKKYVDNIQWTHVKYNK; encoded by the coding sequence ATGAAAAATACAAATTCCTATGCATTAGTATTCGGAGTATCAGTTTTTGATATTTGTGGATTTACGGATAATAATTATAGATGCAATGACTCTAACCCAGGTCAGGTGAAGACTTCTTTTGGAGGTGTTTGCAGAAACATAGCTGAATGTATGTCTAGAGTAGGAGTTAATACTAAGTTTATATCAATCTTAGGTGATGATGAAACTGGAAATAGAATGATAGAACATTCAAAGCTTATGAATTACGATATGAGTGATTCTTTAATTATAGAAGGTGGCCATACACCAACATATATGGCAATACTTAACCACCAAGGAGAGATGGTATCAGCAGTAGTAGATATGAAAATAATAGATAAATTTACTACTGAATTTATCGACTCTAAGGCAGAAACAATAAGAAATTCTGAATATATGATATTAGATTCAGATAGACCGGACATAGTAGAATATATACTTAAAAATTTTAGTGGAGAAACCAAATTCATATTAGATCCTGTATCTGCGGCAAAAGCAGAAGGTGTAAAACATTTAATAAAATATTTCCACACTATAAAGCCAAACAGATATGAAGCTGAAATAATGTGCGGATTTAAAATCAAAAATGATGAAGATGTAAAAAAAGCTGGAAAATACTTTATTGATTTAGGAATAAAAAATGTATTTATTACATTAGATGAAGACGGAATATACTATAACAATGGAGTAGAAGAAGGTAAACTAAAAGCTAATGATGTTAAAGTTGTAAATGTGACAGGAGCCGGAGATTCTTTTGTTGCAGGAATAGCTCATGGGTATATGGAAAATATTTCATTAATAGATACACTTAAGTTTGCTATTTCCATGTCAACTATAACTATATCAACAGAAGAAACTATTCATACTGATATGTGCTATGATTTAGTTAAAAAATATGTTGATAATATACAATGGACTCATGTAAAATATAATAAATAA
- a CDS encoding DUF2812 domain-containing protein, which translates to MEKELKKSYRVYTAWNYEKEENFINENSNDGWQLVKGGCFHSVYEKDDSNKYVYKIDYNPETMKKSIEKKRYIEMFEDLGWEYINSTYNGWNYFRKEYNENSDISEYEIYTDHTSYKEMLGRWCKLGKVVFVVELIFALIYTFISIKYMDIIIGIEAILFWGIFLWIKKGLDIMNEKMEDK; encoded by the coding sequence ATGGAAAAAGAATTAAAAAAATCATATAGAGTATATACTGCTTGGAATTATGAAAAAGAGGAAAATTTTATAAATGAGAATAGTAATGATGGATGGCAACTTGTAAAGGGTGGGTGTTTCCATAGTGTATATGAAAAAGATGATTCAAATAAATATGTATATAAAATAGACTATAATCCAGAAACTATGAAAAAATCCATAGAGAAAAAAAGATATATAGAAATGTTTGAAGATTTAGGATGGGAATACATTAATTCAACTTACAATGGTTGGAATTACTTTAGAAAAGAATACAATGAAAATAGTGACATTAGTGAATATGAAATATACACAGATCATACTTCTTACAAAGAAATGTTAGGTAGATGGTGTAAATTAGGTAAGGTGGTATTTGTAGTAGAGCTTATATTTGCTTTGATATATACATTTATTTCAATAAAATATATGGATATAATTATCGGTATTGAAGCAATATTGTTCTGGGGGATTTTTCTATGGATAAAAAAAGGTCTTGATATAATGAATGAAAAAATGGAAGATAAATAA
- a CDS encoding PadR family transcriptional regulator produces the protein MTKKYEPLTESYYYILLCLYKGPNHGYGIMQDAMKFSNNRVKIGSGTMYTAVSKMIKKGWIRDSITVDDSDDRRRTYEITKEGIDILYGEIKRLKELLNSAKLIEDNI, from the coding sequence ATGACAAAGAAGTATGAACCTTTAACAGAAAGCTATTACTATATTTTGCTTTGTTTATATAAAGGACCTAATCATGGTTATGGAATAATGCAAGATGCTATGAAATTTTCAAATAATAGGGTGAAAATAGGGTCGGGAACAATGTATACTGCAGTAAGTAAAATGATAAAAAAAGGATGGATAAGAGATAGTATAACAGTAGATGACAGTGATGATAGAAGAAGAACATATGAAATAACAAAAGAGGGAATTGATATATTATATGGTGAAATAAAAAGGCTTAAAGAGCTACTGAATAGTGCAAAATTGATAGAAGACAATATATAA
- a CDS encoding ABC transporter ATP-binding protein, protein MEIMKVVDLKKSFGSVDVLRGLNFQIEEGERIAIMGNSGCGKTTLLKILGLIDSSTCGEVYYKGKESKNLCSDEISEIRLNDIGFVFQEFRLLDSLTVQENIMLPMIINKEEEEIMFEKCNYYAKKVGIEHLLSKKPSNISGGEKQRTAICRALINDPSIIYADEPTGNLDSKTGKTIIDILINTNVELKKTLIMVTHDPVIASYCNRVIWLKDGLIAHEIRGNNKDKLYGEIIEKMKEL, encoded by the coding sequence ATGGAAATTATGAAAGTAGTTGACTTAAAAAAATCTTTTGGAAGTGTTGATGTATTAAGAGGATTAAACTTCCAAATAGAAGAAGGCGAAAGAATTGCAATTATGGGAAACTCTGGATGTGGGAAAACCACATTATTAAAAATATTAGGTCTTATAGATTCTTCTACATGTGGAGAGGTTTATTATAAAGGTAAGGAAAGTAAAAACTTATGTAGTGATGAAATTTCAGAAATTAGATTAAATGACATAGGATTTGTATTTCAAGAATTTCGATTATTAGATAGTTTAACTGTTCAAGAAAATATCATGCTTCCTATGATAATAAATAAAGAGGAAGAAGAAATTATGTTTGAGAAATGTAATTATTATGCTAAAAAAGTTGGTATAGAACATCTATTAAGTAAAAAGCCATCTAATATTTCAGGTGGTGAAAAGCAAAGGACAGCAATTTGTAGAGCTTTAATAAATGATCCAAGTATTATTTATGCGGATGAGCCTACAGGAAACTTAGACTCAAAAACAGGTAAAACTATAATAGATATTTTGATAAATACAAATGTTGAGCTTAAAAAAACTCTAATAATGGTAACACATGATCCAGTTATAGCTAGCTATTGTAATAGGGTAATATGGTTAAAAGATGGACTGATAGCTCATGAAATTAGAGGAAATAATAAAGATAAGTTATATGGTGAGATTATTGAAAAGATGAAAGAATTATAA
- a CDS encoding FtsX-like permease family protein, translated as MKKKILFNVLIFCGIFLWVIPSMIFYEVDKRVVLFYFGFHLIVSFLYLIHFIYVYKDKKNVTYENVLIYLSIVGEIIVHVATYAFLFILGQQNSVEIIPIVLFIRLIIALGILVFRQLSYEDADIDKKIKEQKRLNKESNNKKIKKKKNNKWIYKILLQDFKANIKNYIVFIISAVLTVTYIYGFLGNLFIVHDMQQTSIAYITEGITSVVINALFIISIVTILIQFYSLKNYIQNRMYDFKTLLILGMKKQEIYKCMRYLLIVSLLISYVIGAVLGNGMIFVFRKVYEFYLENPNIPSVDLILVTELSFIGCVVILGFIMAIVQDLAIEGSITNISSSDMEEKLPKYKKVILILPVLLIILFEFYSNPHWAESKYIIYPWIIIFVMLVYYGAGYILNKIKNKKYYLKNILPLNLALYKSRTYLKNSLTLYTLLFVMFFTSIFQIATLFPLETKELYPYDYVCLGYEKDKNDLENISNKFNVNSDLYPVVRVTVPGGEDGGYGDLFKTIPIGHHLGISQSTYEKISGKKLNLKDKEIYILYQEDKSNKAHPLDFYAIRSKPLIKIGEAELYNPGLRKIIFSNDYKVVGEKREILFGRFTNVMYENIVIFSDDYFNNKHNTSDGIKYLMTVNSNASNDKSLESYMSNYGKTHKEKSDLDSNVKHLYNSKDLNDGFQGEKIFKLIINISILLTFVIASIIIIFVHAFGNISYYKNRYQLLSYLGEKKKKSNSIIIREITSFAFLPCILAIVTSLIFVIITVYMRGFTYSEIISSGKIYISIMLVFLVIYSISTFIISHFLIRNIGGK; from the coding sequence ATGAAGAAAAAAATTTTGTTTAATGTGTTAATTTTTTGTGGCATTTTTTTATGGGTAATTCCATCCATGATATTTTATGAAGTGGATAAAAGGGTAGTATTATTTTATTTTGGATTTCACTTAATAGTATCTTTTTTATATTTAATACATTTTATCTATGTATATAAAGATAAAAAAAATGTAACATATGAGAATGTATTAATATATTTATCTATAGTGGGAGAGATAATAGTTCATGTCGCTACGTATGCATTTTTATTTATTTTGGGTCAACAAAATAGTGTAGAAATAATACCTATAGTATTGTTTATTAGATTAATAATTGCTTTAGGTATTCTTGTTTTTCGTCAATTGAGTTACGAAGATGCAGATATAGACAAAAAAATAAAGGAACAAAAAAGATTAAATAAAGAGTCTAATAATAAAAAAATAAAGAAGAAAAAGAATAATAAATGGATTTATAAAATTTTATTACAGGATTTTAAAGCCAATATTAAAAATTATATAGTTTTCATAATAAGTGCAGTATTGACAGTCACATATATTTATGGTTTTCTAGGAAACCTTTTTATTGTACATGATATGCAGCAAACTAGTATTGCATATATTACTGAAGGAATTACATCAGTTGTAATAAATGCATTATTTATTATTTCAATTGTAACAATATTAATTCAATTTTATTCACTTAAAAACTATATACAAAACAGAATGTATGATTTTAAAACCCTATTGATATTAGGTATGAAAAAACAAGAAATATATAAATGTATGAGATATTTATTAATTGTAAGTTTATTAATTTCTTATGTAATAGGTGCTGTTTTAGGTAATGGAATGATCTTTGTTTTTAGAAAAGTATATGAATTTTATTTGGAAAATCCTAATATACCAAGTGTAGATTTAATTCTTGTTACAGAGTTATCATTTATAGGATGTGTAGTAATTTTAGGATTTATTATGGCAATAGTTCAAGATTTAGCTATTGAGGGTAGTATTACTAATATTTCATCTTCAGATATGGAAGAAAAACTTCCAAAATATAAAAAGGTAATACTTATATTGCCAGTATTACTTATAATATTATTTGAATTTTATTCAAATCCTCATTGGGCTGAATCAAAATATATAATTTATCCTTGGATAATAATATTTGTAATGTTAGTTTATTATGGAGCAGGTTATATTCTTAATAAAATAAAAAATAAAAAATATTATTTGAAAAATATTTTACCTCTAAATCTTGCACTTTATAAATCTAGAACCTATTTAAAAAATTCTTTAACATTATATACATTACTTTTTGTAATGTTTTTCACAAGTATTTTTCAAATAGCTACTTTATTTCCTTTAGAAACTAAAGAACTTTATCCTTATGATTATGTATGTTTAGGATATGAAAAAGATAAAAATGATTTAGAAAATATTAGTAATAAATTTAATGTAAATAGTGATCTTTATCCTGTAGTAAGAGTTACTGTACCAGGAGGAGAAGATGGAGGATATGGAGATTTATTTAAAACAATACCTATAGGTCACCATCTTGGTATTTCTCAAAGCACCTACGAAAAGATAAGTGGAAAAAAATTAAATTTAAAAGATAAAGAAATTTATATTTTATATCAAGAAGATAAATCAAATAAAGCTCATCCGCTAGATTTTTATGCTATAAGATCTAAGCCATTAATTAAAATAGGTGAGGCGGAACTATATAATCCAGGATTAAGAAAGATTATATTTAGCAATGATTATAAGGTAGTTGGTGAAAAAAGAGAAATACTATTTGGAAGATTTACAAATGTAATGTATGAAAATATAGTGATTTTCTCCGATGATTATTTTAATAATAAACATAATACTAGTGATGGCATCAAGTATTTAATGACAGTTAATAGTAATGCAAGTAATGATAAATCATTAGAAAGTTATATGAGTAATTATGGAAAAACTCATAAAGAAAAAAGTGATCTTGATAGCAATGTGAAGCATCTTTATAACTCCAAAGATTTAAATGATGGTTTTCAAGGGGAAAAAATATTTAAATTAATTATTAATATATCAATACTATTAACATTTGTAATTGCAAGTATAATAATTATTTTTGTACATGCTTTTGGTAATATATCTTATTATAAAAATCGTTATCAATTGCTTAGTTATTTAGGAGAAAAGAAAAAGAAGTCCAACTCTATAATAATAAGAGAAATAACATCATTTGCTTTTTTACCATGTATATTAGCAATAGTAACTTCTTTAATATTTGTTATAATCACAGTTTATATGCGTGGATTTACTTATTCAGAAATAATATCAAGTGGGAAAATTTATATAAGTATTATGTTAGTTTTTCTAGTTATATATAGTATATCAACTTTTATTATATCTCATTTTTTAATTAGAAATATTGGAGGGAAATAG